DNA sequence from the Pungitius pungitius chromosome 3, fPunPun2.1, whole genome shotgun sequence genome:
GGATTTGGTCAGAGAGAAAAAGTTGCCTCAATAAAAATCCCACGTACGAGGAGATCAAAACTATGTCCCatgattaaaggaaaaaaacaagtttggAGACACACGTTAATGCACCTGCAGCATTAAGTAACCCGACGGCTTCTCACCCTGTATCCTGTTGATACTTTATTGTGTTTTCCCTCAAAATAACTTACAATgcacaaaatgtcaaatgacaTTCAGATAAGAGCAGAACGCCGCATGCAGCATTCCTGAAACCTATTTACCTCGCTTTTTGTTTTATCCAAATCTGTACTTTTGCAGTGACATCTACCCTCTAATTAATGTCTGTAAATCCTTTATTTGCTGCccagtttaacatttaaattcaacacTTGTTTGTCCCGGAGGTTGAAAAACAGAGTACTCTTTGCCAAGGTCAGTGCCCCCAACACAGCTGGCTGCAATCCCCCCAGACTGCGTAACACACCAGTGCAGCTCGGCACGTACACACAACTCCTCCTCCCGacccctctctctatctctccctccctccctccctcccttcctcccttctctctctctttcctctttccGGTCGACGGCACACGTCTCAAGGAGAGAGGGTAGAAGGTTGGGGCCTATAAGGAGCCTTGCTTACTTTACTGTCTGTTACGGTGCCTTTTGAGTTTCTAAAAAGCGCATGTCCACGGGGGTTTGTACGGTTACGTTGTTTACGAGGTTAGGAGGAGTTTTGATCACGATACACAGGGGTGAGCTTTACTATGATTGTGTGTAAGCAAACTGTACTTAAACCAGTAATAGGATTGAAAATTGATGGAATACAAGGGCAGATTTGCAAATCAAGGAGGTGAAgtttaagtattaaaatgattagtattaaaaatatatgttgAAAAGCATCTTGATGTCGTAGCCTGGTCATTGTGCACAATAAACAGAAGGGGGTTTTGTTGGGGAAATGAGAGCAAAGGGGAAAAGAAGAGAGTGGCGTCAGAGGGTGATACGGTGAAGGGGTGAATGGGTGAAGAGGGAGAAGTTGAGGGACAACTGTGACACGAGTCTTATtgaatcatctttttttcttttctttttttttagccaaatTGACCACGCTGTTCGGTGCTTTTTAAAATTCTGTTTAGCGATACAACCTCCGGGTACCAAGTGTCCACCTGATGCAGCCCTCACACTGGTACCGGTTTCATTGGTGACATCCAGAACACTGTGTCCCGACAATGTGCTGTTTGAAAGGACACATGCAGGTTGCGCACACCCAACCACCACGACCACAACCGTGACATTAGCAGGAAATAAAGTTTGTTCTGTACAGCGTCCTGGTAAGCCTGGACCGCACCCAGTATTACAGTCATCTTATCTCCCCAATATCAGGAataaggaaacatttattgccataaaatgtcagaaaaggaatttgacttggcggttggtgcatgacagacagttagacattggacaacaagacaacatagtgcaaggaataaaataaaatataatgctatgggttagtaatctaaagctataggttagttttaaaataaagtagTAGAGAGgagtaagagaaaaaaaacaactcagaTACCTTTGGTGGCCGTTCGGTCCTTTTATATAACGATAAGAAACATAGTTCTAGAGAAGGTAACGATTTGTACTTGTACATCGAACATCCTTTGTGACATTTGTATcaatatatttgtataaatggAAGGGTCCTggatatatttttcatttacatttcaatatattttcatttgtttttctttagaatATATGAACAATACAATGACCAATCGTTCAAATATTTGCATatgaatatacagtacatcaagaataataataatataatgatcAAACttacatataatataatataaaaatgcaATGAGGAATCATTGGAGGTAAAGTCTCCTTTTAGAGGAATACACTGCTATTGTGTATGGAAAATGTGCCATAACGCTGGACAACTTATCTGTAAGTGTAAGCAcgtgcaactgtgtgtgtgtgtgtgtgtgtgtgtatacaaacATCAGTCTCTCATTGTGTTTAGAACAGTAGCGTGAGAGTGACCAAAGGGTCAGCGGCACATTACATCAAAGATTTGGCTGTTTGTAAAGACCCcactgtcaacacacacacacacacagacacacacacacaaatacaaactcCCATCGGAGACCCCGCTGGAGCTCGACGCTCCTCAGACTGAACAATCAGCCTTCCTGGGCCCCAATGGGCCGAAAAGACAAAAGACCCTCAGGAAGAggctgtcctcctctctgaggaCCACAGGACTttcccacccacacactcaaGTTATCCGGGGAGGCAACCATGGTTACATGGACGTTCATCACTATGTGTCTTATTTTATGTGATTTCCATAAAAAGGAGGATAACAGCTgtgtttttgcgtgtgtgtgtgtgtgtggatggtttAACATGTCACTTATTcacatttcaaataaacacCCAACTCTCAAGAAAGGGTTCCCTCCATGGGTCCACTTTATAACAAGACCTTTTTAAAAGGAACATTGGATTTGAATAGTTTAGCATTATCCTTTGTAGTTATTTGCACGCAAATAAATCTGTTTGCACAGTTATGGCGTGAAATTAAGTCAACGTCCTGTACTCTGGCGCCCCCGCATGGCGCACTTACGCATTTGCAATACTAGTCGGTATAACCGAAGGGAAAATGTCCACAAAAAGCGTAAcctacaaggcaaataaatgaagagaaaaaagtcAGCTGTGTTTACAAACTGACTCGACTAAACGTGCCCTTGGTTCCGATGTGTCGGTTTACCTTCAGTCGCATGATGGCGCTGAACGATTCCTGCCCGTCTTCACGGCGTCGTGCGTAACGAGGAGACTCTTCCGGGTCCTCGTCGTTGACCAAACGGTGTGAGAGGTCACGGcgcgtgtttctttttttttttcttataaacTTTCGTTTCGTCGAGCTAGCCCGCTAGTGGCACGCACCGCGATGGCTTTCTTGAGTTTGTTCATGAGAAGGCAGCTGCCGCCGGCCGTGTGCCGGTTCGCCCGCACGCTGAGGCCGGGGCGTCCCCCCGCGGCCCCGCTGAGGAGGCTGCACGGCTCGGGCCGGCTGCGGTTCGGAGAGACGGACCCGTGGGGGAGGGTCCGCGGGCCGGGGCAGCACCAGCTGTCGGACCTCGACAAGGCGGACGCTTTGGTAGGAACATGTGGATTCAGCTCGCGGTGGTgtgagcttttctttttaaattgtgaaaatagctcagctctttttttattttactctctCATTTCCGGTTGTGAATCGCAGCAACGCAGCCGTCATTAATAGCGTTTACGTTTCCTATGATGCAACTGTGAGGCAACGCTGATTTAAGTTAAGGGTTGTTGttcttcattatttgtttttctccatttttttttctcccgcagATGCTGAGAAAGTCCCACGAGACAGGTAACCAGacaaaagtccagctggaaatGTGTCCGGAATAAACCGTGAACCTCGTACATCGACGTGGATCACGTAAACGCATCATTTCACCAGAGTGACAAAGCTACGTAAAGGTCAAAGCGTTAACGTGTATGTCGCCCTTCTCATAGTGTAGGTCCAGGTCAAAGAGAGCGCTTTAAAATCCAACTAGATTTGTGCTTAAGTTATTTACAAAAGACATCATTAAGAAAATTGATCATCTCAAATTATACGTCATTAGGGTAAGgtattaaattattatacatGCGTAAATACATATTGGAAACACAAACGCTGCACAGACATTCATGCACATAGATGCAGAATGCAAACCATGCCAAGAAAGAAATATGGCTAAGggaataaaatgcatttgagCTTTTTAGAGGAAAGCAGATGCATAAGTGTGCAGGAATACTTTTCAATCAATTTAATGTTCTCTATATCCCATACATATAAACCATATCTTCACTTCACTAATGAGCCCGTCCTTGGCTGAGGTTAAGTTGTAAATATGGCCACATTGCACTCAGTTTATTTGGATATGCTCAAATCTGACTCGACTACGTGCTCAACTAATGCAGTTCTTACTATTCCATCTGTCTCGGCATATTGTTCTTCAGTTTATTTATAATGTTCCCTCAGGGAGATCGAGCTGCAACCTTGGTTCCCTACCGCTTATTAAACATAACAGAGAAGAGaaatcatgtttgttttttttcatccatgaGATGTCCCTCACATCAACATCTGTAATTTAATGTGTTGCAGCTGTTAAGAGCGCATCCTTTTCCTCTTTGCAGTTCATTGTGGAATAGAATAGATCAGTGGCATAGTAACTACAGAACCAGATGACTGTGACTGCATAATGGCATCTTTGAGTGTATCTAgtgtaaacacagacacaacctGACTCATAACCGAAAGTAATTATGACACAGCTCATCAAGGTGTGCAGTTTTACATGCCTTAGATTACTCCACCGCATCGTGGGATGAATGCGAGTCACCGACTCTGGCCCTCTGCACTCATGTCTGGTCCGGCCGTAATGTGTATTTCTGGCTTTGACTGTTCTCCCAGGATTCCTCTCGTGGTTCAGGAACGGTCTGCTGGCGACCGGCATTGGCGTCATCTCATTTGTCCAGAGCGAAGTGGGACGTGAGGCAGGATATGGTACGTTCCCCGACTCCCCTCTTTATGTACAGCAGAGCTGCAAGTTGGTACCCTTGTAGTGCTGCGCAAACTATGTTTTCCATTCTAGATTTGTAGTTGTAACCGGCGTCACATTTACCTGAGAAAAGATAATTTACAACATTAAGTTTGACAGCTATTAAAGGGTGAGCATGATTTTAAAATCATGACATGTAATTTCAGTTCTTGGAGATCTTTTGTGGGGACACGGGTACGGATTAGGGCACACGTACTTGTATCCTATTTCAGGCATTTTTTTACAACTAAAACTCAGTTGTGTCTTTTACTTCTTCTCCGCTTATCCGAGATTCAATCACCGGTGAGAAAATGAATTGGATCGCTGCAATCATTCCCCGTGCATCTGCTTCCCCTCAGCCTTCTTCATCCTGGGCGGTGTGTGCGTGTCGTTCGGCGGGGCCTCGTACATCGGCAGCCTCTTTGCCTTTCGCCGGATGATGCTGCTGTCGGTGCCGGCGCTGCTGCTCCAGAGCGCCGTGGTGGGCAGCGTCGCCCTCTTCTGGCTGTGCGCGGTGTCCCTCTACATCGGCCGCCTGGAGGTGGAGATCATccacgatgaggaggaggacgacgagggggcggaggaggggagggaggacgaGGGGGAGTGCCGGGAGTGCCGGGAGAGGCGCGAGCACCGGGGTTACCGTGGCTCCCACAGCGGTGCCCATCACGGCAGGGAGGACAGTGACAGCAAGGGGCCCAAGAAGTAGACCCCTGCGctgcaaacagtgtgtgtgtgtgtcttttctttagGGCTCCctccgtgtgtatgtgtgtgtgcgtgtgtgtgtgtgtgtgtgtgcaggcaagAAGCCCACATATCCATATGTGGGCTGCGTGACTCCATAATGACACAGACGCGTTGCTCACTGTTATGTTGATGTTGTCGTTAAGGTCAATGAAGACTTTTAAGACCTTTTTGGAAAACTGCTCagaaaatgttgacattttggtAGTTCTGGGGATATAATCTGATCTATTCAAAACACTTCTTCACTTGCGTTGTCAATCCGTCTGAAAAAGGTATTGATTTGTTGCTCGCATTGCAGGAACAGTGCAAAGGCTCAGTGAGAACATCGTACAGTATGTCTGTTCATGTTTGGTTTTCATGCGATTACCACGCGGCCAACTGTAGTTTCATTTGTCCAGTTCGACATAATCTACTCTGACTACTTGAAGTTTTTATACAATGAAATACATTGTTGTGATATCTGGAAAGAATGTTCACATTATATGCACGTTTCAGGTATGTTGTTTTATCAATGAGGGCTCACAAtggtaattattattttcttacaGAGGTtgccctgttgtttttttgttatgtttttaatgtttattatgGGTATTAGCCTTTTTGTCAGTTGTTCGTTAGTagattttgtaaaatatttttcgCAGCTTTTGCTGTGGCTTTATGTACAGTACCTAAATGTAACCATAAATCATTTGACTTCTTGAGTGACTTTCACACTATCTGGTGTTCCCTATAGTTGCTGTTTTATTGGACGTAAAGATAGTGAATTTGTGTGGGGGAATTGGTTTCACTTTTATACCTCTTATGTACATAGAATAATAATGCGAGAAGAAATCTATGCTGACACAGGGTGAACATTTCGCACTCGTCTGTAATTTGCTTTTCACGTTTAAGTAGACGCGGGCTTCCCCACCGGCGGGCCGACAGTCACCGGGTAGATCTGAAGGGGAAGAGACGAGCGTCTGCTTGCCAAATAATCCACACCTGCTCAACTAGCCCCatattagcttttttttaagtgtactTCTGTATGATTTTACCTGCGGCGTTGCATGAGGACAttgctttattttaaaagtgtgATAGAGCCAAAAGCGTTGAGAGTTATTTAAATGGCCTATTGTTTTTTCGTCATTTAAAATTAGTCGGGGAATATTCGCAACCAAGGTGAAACCTGAATTATGACCTGACCCTGATTATTTTAAGTTTTAATTAGATCGTGCATTTTGCTGAATAGCTGTGTTTAGTGGAATGAAACTCAGTGGACACATACATCATTGTAGTATTCCTGGATGCTACTTGTAATTGTTGATTTCTTGACCTCTCATTGTATAACAAACCTTTTCATTTATAGCGGAATGTATTCATTGTAAATCAAGAGGCGTTTAGAGTTGGGTgcagaaacaacaataaactaTTCAGGAGGCTTCACttgttttattctaaaataCTGCTTTGATATTCTCATATACGCTCAAGAAAAAAGTTGTAAGAAATTCAGTTTCGTAAGCTCAGTTGAACCCAAACTCAGTTGAAGTACCGTTGACGGGGATAACAGCCTTGAGCTTCGCATACCTGCAGTTGTGGGCTTTCGTCTCTGCGGAGCCTCTCGACCGGATGTCCGATTGAGTTCAAGTTCAGGCTCTGGTTGGACGGCCTTGGGACACAATAGATGGTGAACCTTCAGATGGTTGAGCGGGGCTTGGCTTCTTCTGGCCCTCGCTGCCCGAGGGTTCCATCTTGGACCGATCTGACCAGAGACTCTTGTTTGCCAAAGTCTGCGAGCCTTTTCGGTGCTTTCGCCTTGGGGTAAGACTTCCATCTAGCCACTTTGCCATGAAGCCCAGATCCTTTAGAGAGTTGTCCTTCTGGAAGTTTCTCCCTTCTCCGCCCAGGATCTCTGGAGCTCAGCCCTACAGATCATCAACACCTCTATAAGAAGTATTGATGTCACTCTGCTCTTGGAAACGTCCCATGCAGGAGAAAAGGTTCTTGAGCCTCTACTTAAGATGAGCTTCCAAACAATCCGGTCTCTGAGAGGAGAAACATCAAAGATGATCAAAAGAAGCTAAATTATTAGAATCAACGAACATTGATTTAGTGCCATTTGCTCAGGTACTGTACAGGGCCGTTGCGATGGAAATCTAGTGAATATCTCACAGTAAACTTCAcagtaaaaatgcaaagaacGGTAGTTAAAAAGAGCAGCTCTGAATAATATATGATCAGATTGGTAAAATAAAATAGCCATAAACTTTATTTGCAGTAATTTATCAACACAAATAAAGTCCTCTAACTCTCTACGAGCATGTGAATCTACAAAGGGAGctgagcagcatgtgtgtgtgtgtgtgtggctgtgtgtgtgtgatgaggggGCTTTGTCTGTGATAACTATCACTGACTGCGTTAGGGCGAAGGTCCGCGGTATCTTACGGCCATCGACACACAGTCTTGCTGTTGAGACTCACCTCGGAGtcaccctctcttcctctcctcctctctcctttgctcctctctcctcccacctccctgTAGCCAATTCCCGGGGCGTTCCAATGCAGTCGTGTTTCACATGCAGGGTGTGTCTGGATGGCTGCTGCAGTGTGACCAGCacccttcatcctcctcctcctcctcctcctcccctcgagcccctctcctccctcctccactctctcccTCAGATCCCCTTCTACGCCCTCGAGTCCTTACTTTGCGGACTCCTCCTCACGTCTgcgtctcctcccctcctctcccaatCCTCGCGTCTCCTCCGTGGCTGCATCTGACTGCACAGTATCCTGTTTGACATGCAGGAGGCTCCCGAGGCCTGGCGCGTCTAAAGGGCAGGGCGCCCAGAGGCAAGGAGACGCGCCCTCACTGACAAACACCATCTACCGCCCCAGACCCCGAGCCCCAGAAACCACAACAGCCGCCACGGCTCCGAGTCCAGGTCGAACCTCATGCatcacaacattaaaaaaaaaaaagactcaaatgcACACCCACACTCCCGGCCTTAGAAGTAACGGCCATAACCTCTGCTTATCTGGAGACGAGGTTTGCTCGTCTGCTCTCAGGTGTTAAATGCCACACCCACGGATCAAAGCCTCTGCTCTGAGACGTGCATTACGTACGGATTGGCCTTCTCCTGCATGGccgagaggagcaggaggagattgCTGAGAAATATTGACAAAAACAGGcaaaaaacaagcagaggaaGGATGGAGCCAGAAGACAGAAGTGTGGAGACGTAGCAAGCCTGTGTCAGGTGGAAGCTGTCCGGAtgtctccctccgtccctcACTCTATTATTCCGACccatatttttattctttcaaatgCATTTACATGTGCTAAGGTATTTCCCCCGGGAGCGTGACTCCAATTCAGGGGCTAAGATAAGCCATCAAAGTCCGTGACAGAGAGGGCACATGGGTTACTCAACGACAGACTGAGTAGATGACAGTCAGGAGAGCTGCCAAggcttgtgcacacacacacacacacacacacacacacacaagtgcgcgcgcacacacacatgccgttGACACAAACAATGCACTGAGCAAGCCGCACCTTtactttgctttaaaaagacAGCACTCCTCAGAGTAGAGGATATGGAGATAAAACCAGAGGGTATTGCAGAGCTCTGTCCCAGCacatcagcgcacacacacacacacatgcacacacacacacacacacacacacacacttatacagTACATACGGTTTTG
Encoded proteins:
- the tmem160 gene encoding transmembrane protein 160, giving the protein MAFLSLFMRRQLPPAVCRFARTLRPGRPPAAPLRRLHGSGRLRFGETDPWGRVRGPGQHQLSDLDKADALMLRKSHETGFLSWFRNGLLATGIGVISFVQSEVGREAGYAFFILGGVCVSFGGASYIGSLFAFRRMMLLSVPALLLQSAVVGSVALFWLCAVSLYIGRLEVEIIHDEEEDDEGAEEGREDEGECRECRERREHRGYRGSHSGAHHGREDSDSKGPKK